Proteins encoded together in one Dechloromonas sp. HYN0024 window:
- a CDS encoding cob(I)yrinic acid a,c-diamide adenosyltransferase, with product MNDNEQERKGNRLSKIVTRTGDAGTTGLGDGSRTTKDSLRIDAIGEVDELNSGLGVLLCEDMPEAMRAALLDVQNDLFDLGGELCLPGMAVMKDAQVARLEAQAEAFNADLPMLKEFILPGGTRAAALAHLSRTVCRRAERSMVRLHGAEPLSDAARRYVNRLSDLLFILGRALNRAGGRGDVLWQKGKNAA from the coding sequence GTGAATGACAACGAACAAGAACGCAAGGGCAACCGCCTGTCGAAGATCGTCACCCGCACCGGCGACGCCGGCACGACCGGGCTCGGCGACGGCAGCCGGACGACCAAGGACAGCCTGCGCATCGACGCCATCGGCGAGGTCGATGAACTGAACTCCGGCCTGGGTGTGCTGCTTTGCGAAGACATGCCGGAAGCCATGCGGGCGGCCCTGCTCGATGTCCAGAACGACCTTTTCGACCTTGGCGGCGAACTCTGCCTGCCCGGCATGGCAGTCATGAAGGATGCCCAGGTAGCCCGTCTCGAAGCACAGGCCGAGGCCTTCAATGCCGACCTGCCCATGCTCAAGGAATTCATCCTGCCCGGCGGCACCCGCGCCGCCGCGCTTGCCCACCTCAGCCGCACGGTCTGCCGCCGCGCCGAGCGCTCGATGGTTCGCCTGCACGGCGCCGAACCGCTGTCCGACGCGGCACGCCGCTACGTCAACCGTCTCTCCGACCTGCTCTTCATCCTTGGTCGCGCCCTCAACCGGGCGGGCGGACGTGGCGACGTCCTGTGGCAAAAGGGCAAGAATGCAGCCTGA
- the hyi gene encoding hydroxypyruvate isomerase → MPKFAANLSFLFADVPFAERFERASAAGFRGVEYLFPYDWPAHDVAEWLKAADVEQVLFNLPPGDWAAGERGLACLPHRQGEFAESVELALNYAMVLDCERVHCMAGLRPQGVAESALEATYIANLQFAADRFATVGATVLIEPINSRIDMPGYWLDDINKAVSLIGAIDRSNVKLQLDLYHAQIIQGDLARTIEANLGRIGHIQIADNPGRHEPGTGEINYPFLFDWLDKLGYDGWVGCEYKPLTTTEAGLGWRQQ, encoded by the coding sequence ATGCCCAAGTTCGCTGCCAATCTCAGTTTTTTGTTTGCCGATGTGCCATTTGCTGAACGTTTCGAGCGGGCTTCTGCTGCCGGCTTTCGCGGTGTGGAATATCTTTTCCCCTACGACTGGCCGGCGCATGATGTAGCGGAATGGCTCAAGGCGGCCGATGTCGAGCAGGTGCTGTTCAATCTGCCACCCGGCGACTGGGCGGCTGGTGAGCGGGGCCTGGCCTGTCTGCCGCATCGTCAGGGCGAGTTTGCCGAAAGTGTCGAACTGGCGCTCAACTACGCCATGGTCCTCGACTGTGAGCGGGTCCATTGTATGGCCGGCCTGCGGCCGCAAGGCGTCGCTGAGTCGGCACTGGAGGCGACCTACATCGCCAACCTGCAATTCGCAGCTGACCGTTTTGCCACGGTGGGCGCTACCGTGTTGATCGAGCCGATCAACAGCCGCATCGATATGCCGGGTTACTGGCTGGATGACATTAACAAGGCGGTGTCCTTGATCGGCGCCATTGATCGCAGCAACGTCAAGCTGCAACTCGATCTGTATCACGCGCAGATCATTCAGGGCGATCTGGCGCGGACGATTGAGGCCAATCTCGGCCGCATCGGCCATATTCAGATCGCCGACAATCCCGGTCGCCACGAGCCTGGTACCGGCGAAATCAACTACCCATTTCTTTTTGATTGGCTCGACAAACTGGGGTACGACGGCTGGGTTGGCTGCGAATACAAGCCACTGACGACGACCGAGGCAGGCCTCGGCTGGCGTCAGCAATGA
- a CDS encoding c-type cytochrome, giving the protein MMKFSAKTLATLGIFSALIMTATSASALSDDEVKSLMKKNNCFKCHAENKAKDGPSYKEIAEKNRDKPDIAAKFYKRVTSFEQVEIKGKKEDHEPLKTKDDAEIKAIVQWILTR; this is encoded by the coding sequence ATGATGAAGTTTTCCGCCAAGACCCTCGCCACGCTGGGCATCTTTTCCGCACTGATCATGACCGCAACGAGCGCCAGCGCGCTCAGTGACGACGAAGTCAAGTCATTGATGAAGAAGAACAATTGCTTCAAGTGCCACGCCGAAAACAAGGCCAAGGACGGTCCCTCGTACAAAGAGATCGCCGAAAAGAACCGCGACAAGCCGGATATCGCTGCGAAGTTCTACAAGCGCGTCACATCCTTCGAGCAAGTCGAAATCAAGGGCAAAAAGGAAGACCACGAACCGCTTAAAACCAAGGACGACGCTGAAATCAAGGCCATCGTCCAGTGGATCCTGACTCGTTAA
- a CDS encoding glycerate kinase produces the protein MNQRDTLRRLFDAAIAAADPALCVPPHLPPDDGGQLIVIGAGKASAAMAQAVEHHWSGPLDGLVVTRYGHGVPCERIRIVEAAHPVPDAAGEAAALAIVQQVSGLTAEDRVLALISGGGSALLAAPAVGITLAEKRALTSALLRSGASIGEINCVRKHLSALKGGRLAAAAWPAQVLTLAISDVPGDDPAVIASGPTIGDPSTAADALKVLDFYGIELPAVLRQRLVSGELETPKPGDARLVRSDFRLIASPRQMLQAAAAEAQRLGITPLILGDAIEGEAREVAKVMAGMARSSGLHGFPAKKPCVLLSGGETTVTMKGDGRGGRNTEFLLALTLALDGATGIHALAADTDGIDGSEDNAGAFVGPDTLLRARAAGLDPRRHLSNNDAWGFFAGLGDLLVTGPTRTNVNDFRAILVE, from the coding sequence ATGAATCAACGTGACACCCTGCGCCGCCTTTTTGATGCGGCCATTGCGGCGGCCGATCCGGCCCTGTGCGTGCCGCCCCATCTGCCGCCGGATGACGGTGGCCAGCTGATCGTCATCGGCGCAGGCAAGGCGTCGGCGGCGATGGCGCAGGCCGTCGAGCACCATTGGTCGGGGCCGCTTGACGGTCTGGTGGTGACGCGTTACGGCCACGGTGTGCCGTGCGAGCGGATCAGGATCGTCGAGGCAGCACACCCGGTGCCCGACGCGGCGGGCGAGGCAGCCGCGCTGGCTATTGTTCAGCAAGTTTCCGGACTGACGGCAGAAGACCGAGTTCTGGCACTGATTTCCGGCGGTGGCTCGGCCCTGCTGGCGGCACCGGCTGTCGGCATCACGCTGGCCGAGAAGCGGGCGCTCACCTCTGCACTGCTGCGTTCGGGGGCGAGCATTGGCGAGATCAATTGCGTACGCAAGCATTTGTCGGCCCTCAAGGGTGGGCGGCTGGCCGCTGCTGCCTGGCCGGCCCAGGTGCTGACGCTGGCGATCTCGGATGTGCCCGGTGACGACCCGGCGGTGATTGCCTCCGGCCCGACGATCGGTGACCCCTCTACAGCAGCCGATGCGCTCAAGGTGCTCGATTTCTACGGTATCGAACTGCCGGCCGTGCTGCGCCAGCGGCTGGTTTCGGGGGAGCTGGAAACGCCCAAACCGGGCGATGCACGGCTGGTGCGCAGCGATTTTCGCCTGATCGCCAGTCCGCGCCAGATGCTCCAGGCGGCAGCTGCCGAAGCGCAACGGCTCGGCATTACGCCGCTCATTCTGGGCGACGCCATCGAGGGCGAAGCACGGGAGGTCGCCAAGGTCATGGCGGGCATGGCGCGCTCGTCCGGGCTGCATGGTTTCCCGGCGAAAAAGCCATGCGTGCTGCTATCCGGTGGCGAAACGACGGTGACCATGAAGGGCGATGGACGCGGTGGGCGTAATACGGAATTTCTGCTTGCGCTCACCTTGGCATTGGATGGTGCTACCGGCATCCACGCGTTGGCCGCCGATACCGATGGCATCGATGGCAGCGAAGACAATGCCGGTGCTTTTGTCGGCCCGGATACGCTGCTTCGGGCGCGCGCTGCCGGACTGGACCCGCGCCGGCATTTGTCCAACAACGATGCCTGGGGCTTTTTTGCCGGGCTTGGCGACCTGTTGGTGACTGGTCCGACACGGACCAACGTCAACGACTTTCGCGCCATCCTCGTAGAATGA
- the aroG gene encoding 3-deoxy-7-phosphoheptulonate synthase AroG translates to MGLTMTPQSKPNTDDLRIKEIKELVPPAHVFREYPVSTRAAQTTYAARQAIHRVLHGADDRLLVVIGPCSIHDYELAIDYAKKLAKEAEKYADDLIVVMRVYFEKPRTTVGWKGLINDPRMDNTFRINEGLRLARRILLEINELDLPCATEFLDTITPQYTADLISWGAIGARTTESQVHRELASGLSCPVGFKNGTDGNMRIAVDAIRSANSPHHFLSVTKSGHTAIVSTVGNEDCHVILRGGKEPNYDAPSVEAACTEIAKSGLAARLMVDFSHGNSRKQYKLQMEVCDSVAAQLAGGEDRIVGVMVESHLVEGRQDISPDKPLVYGQSVTDACINWEDSVTVLDRLAAAVRARRVAEAAE, encoded by the coding sequence ATGGGCCTGACCATGACGCCGCAAAGCAAACCGAATACCGACGATCTGCGCATCAAGGAAATCAAGGAGCTAGTACCGCCGGCCCATGTTTTCCGCGAATATCCGGTGTCTACCCGCGCCGCCCAGACGACCTATGCGGCCCGGCAAGCCATTCACCGTGTGCTGCATGGTGCTGACGACCGCCTGCTGGTGGTCATCGGCCCCTGCTCGATTCACGACTACGAACTGGCCATCGACTACGCGAAGAAACTGGCCAAGGAAGCCGAAAAGTACGCCGACGACCTCATTGTCGTCATGCGCGTCTATTTCGAGAAGCCGCGCACCACGGTCGGCTGGAAAGGACTGATCAACGATCCGCGCATGGACAACACCTTCCGCATCAACGAAGGCCTGCGCCTGGCCCGCCGCATCCTGCTCGAGATCAACGAGCTTGATCTGCCCTGCGCCACTGAATTCCTCGACACCATCACGCCGCAATACACGGCCGACCTGATTTCCTGGGGGGCGATCGGCGCGCGCACCACCGAGTCACAAGTGCATCGCGAGCTGGCATCGGGTCTGTCCTGTCCGGTCGGTTTCAAGAACGGCACGGATGGCAACATGCGCATCGCGGTCGATGCCATTCGTTCGGCCAATTCGCCGCACCACTTCCTGTCGGTTACCAAGTCCGGCCACACCGCGATTGTGTCGACCGTGGGCAACGAAGACTGCCATGTCATTCTGCGCGGCGGCAAGGAGCCGAATTACGATGCGCCCAGCGTCGAAGCGGCCTGCACCGAAATCGCCAAGTCCGGCCTTGCGGCCCGGCTGATGGTCGATTTCTCGCATGGCAACAGCCGCAAGCAATACAAGTTGCAGATGGAAGTCTGCGACAGCGTCGCCGCCCAGCTGGCTGGTGGCGAGGACCGTATCGTCGGGGTCATGGTCGAATCGCATCTGGTCGAGGGACGTCAGGATATTTCCCCGGACAAGCCGCTTGTTTACGGCCAGAGCGTCACCGATGCCTGTATCAACTGGGAAGACAGTGTGACCGTACTGGACCGCCTGGCTGCGGCCGTGCGTGCCCGCCGGGTAGCTGAAGCGGCTGAGTAG
- a CDS encoding cytochrome b/b6 domain-containing protein: MSEQETNTPPKRVFVKVWNPLIRIGHWVMVLCFAALYIKASKFPLHAYAAYIIMGYMCFRIIYGLVGPRAVRFWTFIYSPKTMIKYGIDSVVGHPMHTISHNPLGGLMVFGLLFAMLGTGALGIMLYSSGQELGPLGNMVPSEWEDEFFTMTVFGQDLVVGLKDLHIFCGNVAASLVTCHLLGTLWATAVHKSGHVIGMITGVKDAMADDPELKHYKQVPAPRFAKNLSDSVGPAITEVILVSGILICLVWPLIELFGWINKFIPSY; this comes from the coding sequence ATGAGCGAACAAGAAACCAACACCCCGCCCAAGCGGGTCTTCGTCAAAGTATGGAACCCGCTTATCCGCATTGGCCACTGGGTCATGGTTCTATGCTTTGCCGCCCTGTACATCAAGGCATCAAAGTTTCCCCTGCATGCGTACGCCGCCTACATCATCATGGGCTATATGTGCTTCCGCATCATCTACGGGCTAGTCGGGCCGCGGGCAGTGCGTTTCTGGACTTTTATCTACAGCCCGAAGACGATGATCAAATACGGCATCGACTCGGTGGTCGGCCATCCGATGCATACCATTTCGCATAACCCGCTGGGTGGGCTGATGGTTTTCGGGCTGCTTTTTGCCATGCTGGGTACCGGCGCTCTGGGCATCATGCTTTACAGCTCTGGCCAGGAACTGGGGCCGCTCGGCAACATGGTTCCCAGCGAGTGGGAAGATGAGTTTTTCACGATGACCGTGTTTGGTCAGGATCTGGTTGTCGGCCTCAAGGACCTCCATATCTTCTGTGGCAATGTGGCCGCATCGCTTGTAACCTGCCACCTGCTGGGCACCCTGTGGGCTACCGCCGTGCATAAATCCGGGCACGTCATCGGCATGATCACCGGCGTCAAGGATGCGATGGCTGATGATCCGGAGCTGAAGCACTACAAACAAGTCCCCGCACCGCGCTTTGCCAAGAATCTTTCTGATTCCGTCGGCCCGGCAATCACGGAGGTCATTCTGGTTTCCGGTATTTTGATCTGCCTTGTCTGGCCGCTGATCGAACTTTTCGGCTGGATAAACAAATTCATCCCGTCGTATTGA
- a CDS encoding response regulator transcription factor: MNKIRVLLADDHAIIRDGIRQILEDSEDFLVAGEAANGIEVMQHIRAATCDLLVLDISMPGRNGIDLIRHVHDEKHDLPILILSMHQEEQYAVRALHAGASGYVTKESDSELLLAAMRRVAGGGVFVSEKVAEIMARGLHPISEVFPHTLLSDREFQVFEMLAQGLGLTEIANEFSLSVKTISTHKSRILQKMNFNNMADLIRYAITHKLVEQDDMA; the protein is encoded by the coding sequence ATGAACAAGATACGCGTATTGCTAGCCGACGACCACGCCATCATTCGCGACGGTATTCGGCAGATCCTGGAGGATTCAGAGGATTTTCTGGTTGCCGGCGAGGCCGCCAACGGTATTGAAGTCATGCAGCACATTCGGGCCGCGACTTGCGACCTTCTAGTGCTCGATATCTCGATGCCCGGACGAAACGGCATTGATCTGATACGGCACGTCCATGATGAAAAGCACGACCTGCCCATCCTCATCCTCAGCATGCATCAGGAAGAGCAATATGCCGTGCGAGCCCTGCACGCTGGTGCTTCCGGATACGTCACCAAGGAAAGCGACAGCGAACTGCTGCTCGCAGCGATGCGCCGGGTAGCTGGTGGCGGCGTCTTTGTCAGCGAGAAGGTTGCCGAGATCATGGCGCGTGGTTTGCACCCGATCAGTGAGGTTTTCCCGCACACACTGCTATCGGATCGCGAATTTCAGGTTTTCGAGATGCTCGCTCAGGGCCTGGGGCTAACCGAAATCGCCAATGAGTTCTCTCTCAGCGTCAAAACAATCAGTACGCACAAGAGCCGCATTCTGCAAAAGATGAATTTCAACAACATGGCGGATCTGATCCGCTATGCCATCACGCACAAACTCGTCGAGCAGGACGATATGGCCTGA
- a CDS encoding ATP-binding protein — protein MQVLMGSANSTRALLLTFAITIMVLILGAWLMLYDLRQTDVQQAQNQLAGLSRVLSDQTANSLESVSLVMRSARERLSDPVGRRLDLDDTPVTFLLKARVAGLPQLRSLFIVDRAGMLANSSFADRTQVMSLADRDYFQHFLNKPDDSYFLSPPLRSRLDGEWSIFMSIPFFDEAHHLRGILVASIRIDYFNKLYRQVGTNLADGIELLDDRGLRVASFPQNDELMGIFIEDLPSLGPITDGEPERHQVAPVILKGVPGFAGLNRVNGFPLTIALFYSEQRVLAPWRKIAAMVILGVGFVVLLILLATVSLVSHLKQTDALTLALHKQDERMRQLIQSVHDAIVTVDAGLNIVMLNAAARKMFSIPEPATETFRFANCLDDKSAHKLSLWLHEGDAPADPDENSLDEITAKRPNGQSVVLETSYSSVRVQDQRYLTLVLRDVSERHRVEQALRESNRQLKELTAMLQKVREDERSRIAREMHDELGQLITGIRFELRWLESRLPAQRPDLSSKLGAMVKQLDVTIAAVRRITTELHPLILDDLGLTAAASWLADQFAQRTGIEVDLRLADEEPTQGGPVALALFRIMQESLNNVAKYAEASLVEIRLHRNTYHWQLVIKDNGVGIQVESTKREGFGLIGMRERSTLLGGSFDVDSVRGRGTRIEVRIPVEIEQRQA, from the coding sequence TTGCAGGTCTTGATGGGTTCAGCAAATTCGACCCGGGCATTATTGCTGACATTCGCCATCACCATCATGGTGCTGATACTCGGCGCATGGTTGATGCTCTACGATTTGCGACAAACCGACGTTCAACAAGCCCAAAATCAACTGGCTGGACTCAGTCGCGTACTTTCAGACCAGACTGCAAATAGTCTGGAAAGTGTGTCGCTAGTGATGCGCAGCGCCAGGGAAAGGCTGTCTGACCCCGTTGGGAGACGCCTTGATCTTGATGACACACCGGTCACGTTTCTGCTCAAGGCACGCGTCGCAGGTCTTCCGCAGCTGCGCTCCCTGTTCATCGTGGACCGCGCCGGCATGCTCGCCAATTCGTCATTTGCCGACCGAACCCAGGTCATGTCCCTTGCCGACAGGGACTACTTCCAGCATTTTCTGAACAAGCCCGATGACAGCTACTTTCTCAGCCCGCCGTTGCGTAGCCGGCTTGATGGGGAGTGGAGCATCTTCATGAGCATCCCGTTCTTTGACGAAGCTCATCACTTGCGCGGCATTCTCGTGGCTTCCATCAGAATTGACTATTTCAACAAACTCTATCGGCAAGTCGGCACCAATCTGGCTGATGGAATCGAATTGCTCGATGACAGGGGCTTGCGCGTCGCCAGTTTTCCGCAGAACGATGAGTTGATGGGGATATTTATTGAAGATTTACCCTCGTTAGGGCCAATTACAGATGGTGAACCAGAACGGCATCAGGTAGCGCCCGTAATTTTGAAAGGGGTGCCCGGCTTTGCCGGCCTGAATCGGGTCAACGGTTTTCCATTGACCATAGCGCTCTTTTATTCCGAGCAACGTGTGCTGGCCCCCTGGCGCAAAATCGCCGCAATGGTCATTCTCGGCGTTGGATTCGTCGTCCTGCTTATTCTGCTGGCCACTGTCAGCCTGGTAAGCCATCTGAAGCAGACCGATGCGTTGACCCTTGCCCTGCACAAGCAGGACGAACGAATGCGCCAACTTATCCAATCGGTCCACGATGCCATCGTAACGGTAGATGCGGGCTTGAACATCGTGATGCTCAATGCAGCTGCCAGAAAGATGTTCAGCATTCCCGAGCCGGCGACAGAAACCTTCCGGTTCGCCAACTGCCTCGATGACAAGTCTGCCCACAAGCTTTCCCTCTGGTTGCATGAAGGTGACGCACCAGCAGACCCCGACGAGAACTCACTCGACGAAATCACAGCCAAGCGTCCCAATGGTCAATCAGTCGTTCTTGAAACAAGCTACTCAAGTGTCCGGGTTCAGGACCAACGCTACCTCACCCTTGTCTTGCGCGACGTTTCCGAGCGCCACCGCGTCGAGCAAGCCTTGCGCGAAAGCAACAGACAGCTGAAAGAACTGACGGCCATGCTGCAAAAGGTACGCGAGGACGAGCGAAGCCGTATCGCTCGTGAAATGCATGATGAACTGGGGCAGTTGATCACAGGTATCCGTTTTGAGTTGCGCTGGCTGGAAAGTCGTCTGCCGGCACAACGTCCGGATCTATCGAGCAAACTTGGCGCAATGGTCAAACAACTGGATGTCACCATTGCCGCTGTCAGGCGGATCACGACAGAGTTACACCCCCTGATTCTCGACGATCTCGGGCTGACTGCCGCAGCCAGCTGGCTGGCAGACCAATTCGCCCAGCGCACGGGCATCGAGGTTGATCTCCGGCTTGCCGATGAAGAACCCACCCAAGGAGGCCCAGTCGCCCTCGCCCTGTTCCGGATCATGCAGGAATCCCTGAACAACGTTGCCAAGTACGCCGAAGCAAGCCTGGTCGAAATCCGGCTGCACCGAAATACATATCACTGGCAACTGGTCATCAAGGACAACGGTGTCGGCATCCAGGTCGAAAGCACAAAGCGGGAAGGTTTTGGATTGATCGGCATGCGAGAGCGTTCGACACTGCTCGGCGGCAGCTTTGATGTAGACTCCGTACGCGGCCGGGGAACACGAATCGAAGTGCGCATCCCGGTTGAAATCGAGCAGAGGCAGGCATGA
- a CDS encoding DmsE family decaheme c-type cytochrome codes for MITKMRKAALASLMLVGLCLTASPALAADSKLPVPGSKDVIYKDDAKCTSCHDESEVVPVLSIAKTKHGVAKDGRVPSCTSCHGESEKHANKPEDVKVRPATERNFGKKSTLTAEEKSAVCTGCHQGGKHMNWNTSAHSSNDVACTSCHQVHTGHDKVRDKRAQPEVCYTCHKQQRAEVNKPSHHPIPEGKMTCSDCHNAHGSAGQKMLVKDTTNATCFTCHAEKRGPFIHNHQPVVEDCSNCHNPHGTVAENMLKSRMPFLCQQCHGSSSHPGNVPGVRSNMPNAISSNIGPGYAQARGCSNCHTNIHGSNNPSTATSSGAGRFFR; via the coding sequence ATGATTACAAAAATGCGCAAGGCTGCCTTGGCGTCGCTGATGCTCGTCGGGTTGTGCCTAACAGCATCACCGGCTCTGGCCGCAGACAGCAAGTTGCCGGTTCCGGGCAGCAAGGATGTCATCTACAAGGACGACGCCAAATGCACCAGCTGTCACGATGAAAGTGAAGTTGTGCCTGTTCTGTCCATCGCCAAGACGAAGCACGGGGTTGCCAAGGATGGCCGCGTCCCAAGCTGCACGTCTTGCCATGGAGAGAGCGAGAAGCACGCCAACAAGCCTGAAGACGTCAAGGTCCGCCCGGCTACCGAGCGCAATTTTGGCAAGAAATCCACCCTGACTGCTGAAGAAAAGAGTGCCGTGTGCACCGGCTGCCACCAAGGCGGCAAGCACATGAACTGGAATACCAGCGCGCACTCAAGCAATGACGTCGCCTGTACTTCCTGCCACCAGGTACATACCGGTCACGACAAGGTTCGCGACAAGCGCGCCCAGCCGGAAGTCTGCTACACCTGCCACAAGCAGCAGCGCGCAGAAGTTAACAAGCCTTCGCATCACCCGATCCCGGAAGGCAAGATGACTTGTTCGGATTGCCATAATGCTCATGGTTCGGCTGGTCAGAAAATGCTGGTTAAAGACACGACCAACGCCACCTGTTTCACTTGTCACGCAGAAAAACGTGGGCCTTTCATCCACAATCACCAGCCGGTCGTTGAGGACTGTTCAAACTGCCACAACCCACATGGCACCGTAGCGGAAAACATGCTGAAGTCCCGTATGCCATTCCTGTGCCAGCAGTGTCACGGTTCTTCTTCGCATCCTGGTAACGTACCCGGCGTACGTAGCAATATGCCAAACGCGATCAGCAGCAATATCGGCCCCGGATACGCCCAGGCCCGAGGATGCAGCAACTGCCACACCAATATCCATGGCAGCAATAATCCAAGTACCGCCACATCTAGCGGTGCTGGCCGTTTCTTCCGCTGA
- a CDS encoding MtrB/PioB family decaheme-associated outer membrane protein: MSKQTNFMRTAIFVALSAAFPFAEVQADDEIDALVNPNATEATFKLPYMDKVNPLYRQYNGVNQTGISGNIDLNIVNRNNQGQWFKLQAENLGLSTQEIGISYEQQGDWALGLDYNQIPRYAPYQVNTAVAGIGSNQITQPSYANGAFSGGTLTNPVVYETNLKTQRDIATLSASKFLMEGLKLSFSFKNEEKTGTRMDGVRGVAGTGTPNRYSGYLFSPEPINQSHQQFEATLDYSAAKFQLSAGYYGSFLSAKNNSLAIVGGTNTALVSTGAGGLSPIALSPDNQVQQIYVNGAYNFTDSTRGSLKVAYSEGRQNENFLFRTDVNPGIGSNLDAKVQTTEAFASLTSRITKDFKLLGSWRYEDKSDKTPVRLFYTGYPNNPESHVANWGKAEADYRIGGGFSINGGFDYTHKRSLEWERREVEELTTRLSLRKSMGETVNGTITLAHADRTGSDWEGGNPTIYPVYLADRQREKVRGMVDWSPAERLNLQFAYEAFFDKYTKSAYGLDSGEGQVFSFDANYDISDNWKLNGWYSKQTGNIQQNMQGAVCSGTGTCASGTTTFRTGGLIQWDAKLNQDSDQFGFGITGKLSVFDVGAKYFYTRDLTKQEISPLPATTCLNAACTSTGVVATGMGIIPDAKYTQNTFSLYGTYQVSKATKLRLDYIYDLRKMDDYTWQNWVYADGTRIYVKPEQTTQIFGISLIQSF; encoded by the coding sequence ATGAGCAAGCAAACGAATTTTATGCGGACTGCAATTTTTGTTGCCCTCTCCGCCGCATTTCCATTCGCCGAAGTACAAGCGGATGATGAAATCGATGCCTTGGTAAATCCCAATGCAACCGAAGCCACCTTCAAACTACCTTACATGGATAAGGTCAATCCGCTGTATCGCCAATATAACGGTGTCAATCAAACCGGCATTAGCGGAAATATTGATCTAAATATCGTCAATCGTAACAATCAGGGTCAGTGGTTCAAACTTCAGGCTGAAAACCTTGGGCTAAGCACCCAGGAGATTGGAATCTCCTACGAACAACAGGGTGATTGGGCGCTAGGCCTGGACTACAACCAGATTCCTCGTTATGCGCCGTATCAGGTAAATACGGCAGTAGCTGGTATCGGCTCGAATCAAATTACCCAACCATCCTATGCCAATGGCGCATTTAGTGGCGGTACTTTAACCAACCCTGTGGTCTATGAAACAAACCTGAAGACCCAACGCGATATAGCAACGTTGTCTGCAAGCAAGTTTTTGATGGAAGGCCTAAAGCTGAGCTTTTCGTTCAAAAATGAAGAAAAGACCGGTACGCGCATGGACGGTGTTCGCGGCGTTGCTGGAACAGGAACACCAAACCGCTATAGCGGCTATCTTTTTTCACCTGAGCCCATCAACCAGTCACACCAGCAATTTGAAGCCACGCTTGATTACTCGGCGGCCAAATTCCAACTTTCTGCTGGGTATTACGGCAGTTTCCTGAGTGCCAAAAACAATTCGCTGGCGATTGTTGGTGGCACCAATACTGCTCTCGTATCTACCGGAGCCGGTGGTCTTTCACCGATCGCATTGTCGCCCGATAATCAGGTTCAGCAAATTTACGTAAACGGTGCTTATAACTTTACGGACAGTACCCGGGGCTCACTCAAAGTCGCCTATTCGGAGGGCCGCCAGAATGAAAACTTCCTGTTCCGCACCGACGTAAATCCAGGAATCGGTAGCAATCTGGATGCCAAAGTTCAAACAACCGAAGCCTTTGCCTCACTAACCTCGCGTATCACGAAGGACTTCAAATTGCTTGGATCATGGCGATACGAAGATAAAAGTGACAAAACGCCAGTTCGCTTGTTCTATACGGGCTACCCGAACAATCCTGAATCCCATGTCGCAAATTGGGGGAAGGCCGAGGCGGACTACCGGATCGGCGGTGGATTCAGCATCAACGGCGGCTTCGATTACACACATAAGCGTAGCCTGGAGTGGGAACGACGCGAAGTTGAGGAACTTACTACCCGCCTTTCCCTCCGCAAATCGATGGGTGAAACAGTTAACGGCACGATTACCCTAGCCCACGCCGACCGTACTGGCTCAGACTGGGAAGGCGGGAATCCTACAATTTATCCCGTCTACCTGGCTGACCGGCAGCGAGAAAAGGTCCGTGGCATGGTGGACTGGTCACCTGCGGAGCGCTTAAATCTCCAATTTGCCTATGAGGCATTTTTCGACAAGTACACCAAGAGTGCATACGGTCTCGACTCCGGAGAAGGGCAAGTCTTTTCATTTGATGCAAACTACGACATCTCCGACAACTGGAAACTGAACGGGTGGTACTCAAAGCAAACTGGCAACATTCAGCAAAACATGCAGGGAGCGGTTTGCTCCGGAACTGGAACATGCGCGTCAGGAACGACCACATTCCGCACGGGGGGCTTGATTCAGTGGGATGCGAAACTAAATCAGGATTCAGACCAGTTTGGATTTGGAATAACAGGAAAGCTGTCTGTATTTGATGTGGGTGCCAAGTATTTTTATACCCGCGACTTGACCAAGCAGGAAATCAGCCCACTCCCAGCAACAACATGTCTAAATGCGGCCTGTACATCAACGGGAGTTGTCGCCACAGGCATGGGAATTATTCCCGATGCAAAATATACGCAGAACACATTCAGTCTTTATGGAACATATCAGGTCTCGAAAGCGACGAAACTGCGGCTTGATTACATCTACGACCTGCGCAAGATGGATGACTACACTTGGCAAAACTGGGTGTATGCGGATGGCACAAGAATCTACGTTAAGCCGGAACAGACAACGCAGATATTTGGAATAAGCCTTATCCAGTCGTTCTGA